In one window of Macrobrachium nipponense isolate FS-2020 chromosome 2, ASM1510439v2, whole genome shotgun sequence DNA:
- the LOC135221306 gene encoding uncharacterized protein LOC135221306 translates to MHQQKDVPVLSSRHGFPDSVYPITSPRAGVATTFTSRLWMSPNLLSTQLHQAATYHTESNGVIEIFHRTLKAAFMSRCNSSNWYSQLHWVLGLQVQTTPKESFDLSAAEMVYGDPLVIPGKFLHDDNTSPRYHQTPDHHRKIHPLLSILQAKREDLNPEGFAQGDTCIQQNQCCSSIFDPALHWPHPGPQPQTESLSRRHPQYDREGWNLPPETSIFA, encoded by the coding sequence ATGCATCAGCAGAAGGATGTGCCAGTGCTTTCCTCTCGTCATGGGTTTCCAGATTCGGTGTACCCGATCACATCACCTCGGGCAGGGGTAGCTACTACCTTCACGTCGCGGCTCTGGATGTCCCCAAACCTCCTAAGTACCCAGTTGCATCAAGCAGCCACCTACCATACCGAGTCCAATGGCGTAATTGAGATCTTCCATCGCACCTTGAAAGCAGCCTTCATGTCTCGCTGCAACTCCTCGAACTGGTACTCGCAGCTTCATTGGGTCCTTGGCCTTCAGGTTCAGACCACCCCTAAAGAGAGCTTTGACTTGTCAGCTGCCGAGATGGTGTATGGTGATCCACTCGTGATACCTGGCAAATTCTTACACGATGATAACACCTCACCCCGATATCATCAGACTCCGGACCATCATAGGAAAATTCACCCCTTACTGTCCATCCTACAAGCTAAACGAGAAGACCTTAATCCCGAAGGATTTGCACAAGGCGACACATGTATTCAGCAGAACCAATGCTGTTCATCTATTTTTGACCCAGCCTTACACTGGCCCCACCCGGGTCCTCAACCGCAAACAGAAAGCCTTTCTCGTCGACATCCACAGTATGATAGAGAGGGATGGAACCTACCACCTGAAACTAGCATATTTGCCTGA